The sequence TTTTTAAGAAGACTTAGATATGCTCTTAATATTAAAGACAATGTTATGGTACAAATTTTTAAAAAAGGAAATGTGCTTCTTACAAGAGAAGATGTCATTGACTATTTAAAAAAAGATATTGATGAAGGTTTCAAAAAATTAAGTAATAATGATTTAATTGCTTTTTTAGATGGTTTAATTACACAAAAAAGAGGAAAAAAAGAAGATGGAACACCCGTTCCACAAGTAAAAGTTACAAAAAATAATTTAAATAATATTCTATTAAGAAAATTAAGAATAGCTCTTGCTTTTAAAAGTTATGATATGATTAAAATTTTTAAACTTGGTGGAATAGAAATTTCAGAAGGAGAATTAAGTGCACTTTTCAGAAGTGAGGATCATAAGAACTATAAAGAATGTGGAGATAAATATATAAGAGTATTTTTAAAGGGATTGACAGAATATTATAGAAATTAAATTTAGAATTAAGGAATGGTTATGGATATAAAAGATAGATTTTCAGAAGAAAGTTTGCAAACAATTAAAGAATATTTACAAGAAAATAATAACAAGTCAATGATTTTTAAAGCAACTTTTGATGACAATGAACTTATCCA is a genomic window of Fusobacterium nucleatum containing:
- a CDS encoding DUF1456 family protein — translated: MTNNDFLRRLRYALNIKDNVMVQIFKKGNVLLTREDVIDYLKKDIDEGFKKLSNNDLIAFLDGLITQKRGKKEDGTPVPQVKVTKNNLNNILLRKLRIALAFKSYDMIKIFKLGGIEISEGELSALFRSEDHKNYKECGDKYIRVFLKGLTEYYRN